The Archangium lipolyticum genome contains a region encoding:
- a CDS encoding porin — MLRGISTALLLLGASAALADQAQPAATPQAAQHPSDLEDLRAELKRLREELDALKAAKPEAAAGSAFAQGESSEVEERLDLLEVKQEDAVVAGDIPGSFRVPGTDISLRIYGIAELNWIHDFEGDNTDIDYATFSPYLPLEGTPAGNRKNRDFLTARTSRFGFEAGIPTRLGLIGVKLEGDFNNEPRTGDTAQYGSPRNVITQQQTSSYGLRLRHAYGQFGGLLIGQTWSTFMDVDNYPETVDFNGPVGGTISRQPQIRFSYVTQPAGTFTVALENSSSYVLDDEGAVMASSLSRMPDLVLRWDKGFEWGATSVRAVTQELRVDDGEGAEGIRRGWGAAASALVKVRGKDLLTLGVTGGEGIGRYLNYIEGAIYDADADRIEVERAIGFVVGYQFKPTPWVRFNLVYGMTRNFDNAFTEVAVANGIDSGRFGINRWVQQAQFGPIFTPVQGVDLGLEAIWAARETLAGERGYLTRLNFLGRYYIN, encoded by the coding sequence ATGTTGAGGGGTATCTCTACTGCGCTCCTCTTGCTGGGCGCCAGCGCCGCCCTCGCGGATCAGGCCCAACCGGCCGCGACGCCGCAGGCGGCCCAGCACCCCTCGGATCTCGAGGATCTGCGCGCGGAGCTCAAGCGGTTGCGCGAGGAACTGGATGCACTCAAGGCCGCGAAGCCCGAGGCCGCCGCCGGGTCGGCGTTCGCGCAGGGCGAGTCCAGCGAGGTCGAGGAGCGGCTGGATCTCCTCGAGGTGAAGCAGGAGGACGCGGTGGTCGCGGGTGACATCCCCGGCTCCTTCCGCGTGCCCGGCACGGACATCTCGCTGCGGATCTACGGCATCGCGGAGCTGAACTGGATCCACGACTTCGAAGGCGACAATACCGACATCGACTACGCGACGTTCTCCCCGTATCTGCCGCTCGAAGGCACGCCCGCGGGGAACCGCAAGAATCGCGACTTCCTCACCGCCCGCACGTCCCGCTTCGGGTTCGAAGCGGGCATTCCCACCCGCCTGGGCCTCATCGGAGTGAAGCTCGAGGGAGACTTCAACAACGAGCCGCGTACCGGTGATACCGCGCAGTACGGCTCGCCCCGGAACGTCATCACGCAGCAGCAGACGAGCAGCTACGGCTTGCGCTTGCGCCACGCGTACGGCCAGTTCGGCGGGCTGCTCATCGGCCAGACCTGGTCCACCTTCATGGACGTGGACAACTACCCCGAGACCGTGGACTTCAACGGCCCGGTAGGTGGGACCATCAGCCGCCAGCCGCAGATCCGCTTCTCCTACGTCACACAGCCGGCGGGCACGTTCACCGTCGCGCTCGAGAACTCGTCGAGCTACGTGCTCGACGACGAAGGGGCTGTGATGGCCTCGAGCCTGTCCCGCATGCCCGACCTCGTCTTGCGCTGGGACAAGGGCTTCGAGTGGGGCGCGACGAGCGTGCGCGCCGTGACGCAGGAGCTCCGCGTGGATGACGGAGAGGGGGCGGAGGGGATCCGGCGTGGATGGGGCGCCGCGGCCAGTGCTCTCGTGAAGGTCCGCGGGAAGGACCTGCTCACCCTCGGCGTGACGGGTGGCGAAGGCATCGGGCGGTACCTCAACTACATCGAGGGAGCGATCTACGACGCGGACGCCGACAGGATCGAGGTCGAGCGGGCCATCGGCTTCGTCGTCGGCTACCAGTTCAAGCCCACCCCCTGGGTGCGCTTCAATCTCGTCTACGGCATGACGCGCAACTTCGACAACGCGTTCACCGAGGTCGCCGTGGCGAACGGGATCGACTCGGGCCGCTTCGGCATCAACCGCTGGGTCCAGCAGGCCCAATTCGGCCCGATCTTCACGCCGGTGCAGGGCGTCGACCTGGGGCTCGAGGCGATCTGGGCCGCGCGCGAGACGCTCGCCGGTGAGCGGGGCTATTTGACGCGTCTGAACTTCCTGGGCCGGTACTACATCAACTGA
- a CDS encoding MYXO-CTERM sorting domain-containing protein — protein MRPFRILAAATSALLFTPPAVAATEEGILDGHPVVLDSQGKLLSWLTPQETAYDQTVRLSWEFLKTGLPLGANGLPLYYSHSTFDFPQLTGGTWIHNPAGLNAMMVDSAISYHAYSGDRTVLDLVRGALEHQLAHGTTPEEWSWGGVPYASAEAGAVDYRGVDDVAICGYPCGRGDGVGAIEPDKVGELGLGYLKFYELTGEKHFLEASLRCANALVDNVRTDGDSHRSPWPFRVYAENNVPREEYTANVIGPIKLFEELIRLRLGRVQDYERTRQLAWEWLLAYPMKNGAWSGYFEDVLKMEDPWQNINQYIPMETARYMLEHPERDPDWARHVPALIAWVEEKFAQDTPDTFNEKGLQWGAHAISEQIEDMGKMGSHTARYASINARWHELTGDPEAREKAYRSFNWATYLSDEQGAVSAGVNDSQGWWFTDGYGDYIRHFMAGMGSIPEWSPPGENHLLRSSSVVRQVSYSSGQLSYVTFDANATEVLRVMTRPTSVRAGDKRLEERNSLSSEGYTLQPLPGGDFALRVRHQRSGDVRISFGAEDANGCGCTSGADAGATLVPLLLVGLGLRRRREQPPCQRGRV, from the coding sequence ATGAGACCCTTCCGAATCCTCGCCGCGGCCACCAGTGCACTGCTGTTCACCCCCCCCGCTGTCGCAGCCACGGAGGAGGGAATCCTGGACGGCCACCCCGTCGTCCTCGACTCCCAAGGCAAGCTGCTCTCCTGGCTGACTCCCCAGGAGACGGCCTATGACCAGACCGTCCGTCTCTCGTGGGAGTTCCTGAAGACGGGACTGCCGCTCGGCGCCAACGGGCTGCCGCTGTACTACTCGCACTCCACGTTCGATTTCCCGCAGCTGACTGGCGGCACGTGGATCCACAACCCCGCGGGCCTCAACGCGATGATGGTGGACTCCGCCATCAGCTACCACGCGTACTCGGGGGATCGCACCGTCCTCGACCTGGTGCGAGGCGCGCTCGAGCATCAACTGGCGCACGGGACGACGCCGGAGGAGTGGAGCTGGGGGGGTGTACCCTACGCCAGCGCCGAGGCGGGCGCGGTCGACTACCGGGGCGTGGATGATGTCGCCATCTGCGGCTACCCCTGCGGGCGCGGGGATGGCGTTGGCGCCATCGAGCCCGACAAGGTGGGCGAGCTGGGGCTGGGGTACCTGAAGTTCTATGAGCTCACGGGCGAGAAGCACTTCCTCGAGGCCTCCCTGCGCTGCGCGAATGCGCTGGTGGACAACGTGCGCACGGACGGGGACAGCCACCGCTCCCCCTGGCCGTTCCGGGTCTACGCGGAGAACAACGTCCCGCGCGAGGAGTACACGGCCAACGTCATCGGTCCCATCAAGCTCTTCGAGGAGCTGATCCGGCTGCGCCTGGGCCGGGTCCAGGATTACGAGCGGACGCGGCAGCTCGCCTGGGAGTGGCTGCTGGCCTACCCGATGAAGAACGGGGCGTGGTCCGGCTACTTCGAGGACGTGCTGAAGATGGAGGACCCCTGGCAGAACATCAACCAGTACATCCCCATGGAGACGGCCCGGTACATGCTGGAGCACCCCGAGAGGGATCCGGACTGGGCCCGGCACGTGCCCGCGCTCATCGCCTGGGTGGAGGAGAAGTTCGCCCAGGACACGCCCGACACGTTCAACGAGAAGGGCCTGCAATGGGGCGCCCATGCCATCTCCGAGCAGATCGAGGACATGGGAAAGATGGGCAGCCACACCGCGCGCTATGCCTCCATCAATGCGCGCTGGCACGAGCTGACCGGCGACCCGGAGGCCCGTGAGAAGGCGTACCGCTCATTCAACTGGGCCACCTACCTCTCCGACGAGCAGGGGGCTGTCAGCGCGGGCGTGAACGACAGCCAGGGCTGGTGGTTCACGGACGGCTACGGAGACTACATCCGGCACTTCATGGCCGGCATGGGCTCCATCCCCGAGTGGTCGCCTCCTGGCGAGAACCACCTGCTGCGCTCCAGCTCCGTCGTCCGGCAGGTTTCCTACTCCTCCGGGCAGCTGAGCTACGTCACCTTCGATGCGAACGCCACCGAGGTCCTACGGGTGATGACGCGGCCCACCTCCGTGCGCGCGGGGGACAAGCGGCTCGAGGAGCGCAACTCCCTCTCCTCCGAGGGGTACACCCTGCAACCACTACCGGGAGGCGACTTCGCGCTCCGCGTCCGTCACCAGCGCTCGGGGGACGTGCGGATCTCCTTTGGAGCGGAGGACGCCAACGGCTGCGGGTGCACGTCGGGGGCGGACGCGGGTGCCACCCTCGTGCCACTGCTCCTGGTGGGCCTGGGGCTGCGCCGCCGCCGCGAGCAACCCCCATGTCAGAGGGGCCGCGTATAG